GGCTCGAGTCCCTGCTCCGGCCCCGGCACAAAAAGAGGGCCGAGGCGCAGAAACGGAGCGAGTCCTTCTTGCTGACCGGACTGGGTAAGCGCCGCTGCCGGCACGCGGGGGGCTTGTCTCACCAACTCCTCCACTAGTTGCTCGGATTGGGCGAGAGGGGCTGGGTATTTGGGGTAGTACCAAGGAtggagagatgggggaaggggtAGGAGGGCGGCGGGAACGCGGGGACGCGCCGGGCGCTCTGGCCCCAAGCTGGGGCCGGAGATAAGGGCGTGCGGGGCCGCCCTCCCCCGGCGCTGCAGCCCTGCGCCCGACAGATAACCTCAGCTGGCGGTGCGCGGCCGGCCGGCGAGGGCTGCGGAGGCTGCCTTGCGGATTAGGGGAGAGTGTCAGGGTCGGCGCCGGGGCCGGGAGTGAATCCGAGCGGAGAGTTTGAGAAGCCAGGGCGGGCACAGAGCCACCCCGATCGCCTCGCACAGGGCAGAAAGCGCTCTGATTTCCTGATGTGCCGCGACTCTTGATTTCCTCGCAGGGCGGAATAAATGAGAAAGGTGGAAAATTACCCCGGccgctccctccccacccaccccctccgccGGCGGTTTCCCCCTCTCCGGCCCGGGAGCCGAGCGAGGCCGACAACTGCCCTGTGCCGGGCCCTGCCCGGGCGGTCCCCGCgccccccgcgcccccgcccccgctccggGCTGGCCCCTCTCGCCGGGGGCGGAACCGCCTGCCGCCGGCCGCTTTGCCGCCCGGGCAAGTCGCGCGGCAGCCGGGGGCGGGGTCGCGACGGGGCCGGGCAGCGCCGCCTCCTCCATGTCTTGTGGGTCCCCCGCCCTCGCGGCGGCACAAGGCATATAAAGCCGGCGGTGCGGCCGGAGCGCAGTGTTGGCTGAGCCGGTCCTCTCGGGCCTGACAACTCCTCGTGCTCTCTCTCTGTGGTGATGACGGTGAAAACCGAAGCTGCTAGGGACACCCTCACCTTACTCCAGGATGAGGGGCATGGTAGCAATTCTCATCGGTGAGTGTAGGAATACGACTGGACTTCCAGGTTACGCCACGTGGAAAGTTTTGAAGGTCGCGGATCAGACTGGTGTGTGTGGCGTCGGATGTTACAAAGCCGTCTAAACGTTTCTCCTCTAATTCGCAGCTTTCATGAAACAGAGAAGGATGGGCCTGAACGACTTTATTCAGAAGATTGCCAATAACTCCTATGCATGCAAACAGTAAGTTTGGTGGGGCGACGTggggaaataaaattaagtagGGAAGTTTCCATTTACCAGCGGTAAAGACATCCTCATCAATATATTGATCAGGAAGCCGACGACTTACCGAGGGTGGGGATCCCTTTTCTCTTTAAGTTCTAATTATTTCgaacatttaaaacattacaaTTAATTTGCTGATTTGGCTTGTTCTGGAAATGCaaggtaaaattttcttttttcaaatgtatttatatttggctgcgttgggtcttcgttgctgtttcCAGTTGTGGTGCGCGGGGGCACCACgactttgttgcggtgcgtgggcttctcactgcggcggcttctcttgttgcagagcacaagggctctaggcgagctggcttcaggagttgtggcgcagggcttagttgctcccgcggcatagtgggatcttcccggacccgggctcgaactcgtgtcccctgcgttagcgggggggattcttaaccactgcgccaccagggaagtcccgataaaATCTTCATGTTTGCCTAATTCACCCCCTCTCTCCTTGAAGAACAACCCTCTGTGTTTAACTGGGTTTATCATTTTGGCTGTCATTTTCTCTCACTGAGTAATTGACTTGGGTGTTTTTAAACACTGGATCCCCCGGAAAGGTTGAGCCAGAAATTCACTATTGGTGTTGGTCTGCCCTCACGTGGCGAGTTAGGATGTTCAACGTTGCTCCTTTCTTCTCTGCAGCCCTGAAGTTCAGTCCATTTTGAAAATCTCCCAACCTCCGGAGCCTGAGCTCATGAATGCCAACCCTTCTCCACCAGTAAGTGTTCCCTATTCGTGATGCATCAGTGGAGGAATCTTGTAAATGAGTCAGTTAGTTTTCCTATGTTGATGAATTGTAAAATAGCATTTGAGTTAGTATCAAGGCAGGAATGCCTCGTCGGTTCATGGCAAACAAGTGACATAAGCGCTTAAGTATGAGTCAGTGGAGTGTTTTAAAAGACATACTTCATAAAAGTAATCTGCTTAAGAACAACACGATTATATACAGTTTCCATACTGTCATTTGAAATATTTGCATGTATGGATGAAAAGGAGTTTGGAACGTGTTTATAGATGTCTGGGGACCTGCCCCTGTCATTTGCAGATGTACCACCTTTTTGCATTGCCTATACTTTATTAATCGCAATCTTCCTTTGAAGCAAGGATATTAAAAGGAAACCTTTTATCTTCCAGCCAAGTCCTTCTCAGCAAATTAACCTGGGCCCATCATCCAACCCTCATGCTAAACCATCTGACTTTCACTTCTTGAAAGTGATCGGGAAGGGCAGTTTTGGAAAGGTAATTTCACATCTGAAGCTCTCATTATTTATAGTCTTTCATATGCTCATTTTTTACATCTCCCTGGATGTGAAcaggaaaatgatttttaatttcaatttcaggtTCTCCTGGCAAGACACAAAGCCGAAGAAGCGTTCTATGCAGTCAAAGTTTTACAGAAGAAAGCGATCCTGAAAAAGAAGGAGGTATGAGATGGGCTTGGAGATGGACATTCAGTAGACATTACCTTGCCATCTTGGCGCCACGTTGAAATTTGCCACTACATCTTAATTGTCCTTTTTCTAGGAAAAGCATATTATGTCGGAGCGGAATGTTCTCCTGAAGAACGTGAAACACCCTTTCCTGGTGGGCCTTCACTTCTCTTTCCAGACGGCTGACAAACTGTACTTTGTCCTAGACTACATTAACGGTGGAGAGGTGAGCAGAGAGGATGGGAGCTGAGCCCTGGCTGTCCCGTGCATAGCctgctttgttttaatttgagaggagagtttttaaaagataattagtGGGGGAAGAGTTACCAGATTTAGTATTTCCTTTAACCTGCCAGCTTTCAGATGGCTTATAAACTATTTAGGGCCCCTTCCTGCAATTGTCCTCTTTAGCTATATATGTCAAGACAGATCCAATGCATTGTCCGGGTTTTTTGGCAACCCAGGCTAACTCTGTTCTATCTCCTCCAGTTGTTCTACCATCTCCAGAGGGAGCGATGCTTCCTGGAACCACGGGCTCGGTTCTATGCTGCTGAAATAGCCAGTGCCTTGGGTTACCTGCACTCTCTGAACATCGTTTATAGGTGAGCTGAAGGGCTCTGAAGGCTCCCTTCCTTGTGTAAAGGAGACATAGCCCGGCCTTTGACAGGGCCTTAAAATAATCTGTGTTTAGGCAGAACTTGGTCACCTAAAACCAGGTCCCCAGCATGTGACCCATCTGCTGACTCCCTGCCACGAGGGAACTGGCCAATGAGGATTGTGCCTCATCCAGAATAGATGAACAGAACAAGGACCCCCTTTTAGATTTCACTAACACAACTACAGTGGATGTAACGTGCTTCCAATAGCCCTAGTGGTGATCTTTACGGAGGATTGCTAATGCGGTGAAATTAACTTAATACGACtactttcctattcttttttttttttttttttacagagactTAAAGCCAGAGAATATTTTGCTGGATTCACAGGGACACATTGTCCTTACTGACTTTGGACTCTGCAAGGAGAACATTGAACACAATGGCACGACATCCACCTTCTGTGGCACACCCGAGGTAGGCGAACTCCTGGTCCACACCCCTCCAGGAAGGGATCACTGCAGTGACCCTTAACTACTGAAAGAACAAGCTGTTTTCGGAGATGATTTAGTCCAGTTCGGTGCAAGTAAAATACACTGGCTGTTGGAGGCATGAGAAATTCCAAGGCCTCACGTTGCTTTAATTAAAGTGAGCTGTTTGTAAGGTCCACGCTATAAAAGGTTCTAAACCCCTAAGTAAGATATCTGAGGAGGGCCCAATAGCTTTCAAAACATCAGGACATGTAAGTGGCCAGTCAGCCTCAAAGCCAGCAGTTTTATCAGGAAGTAGTTTAAAGAAATATATCCTCCAAGTGTACCCCGGGTCTCTCAGCCCTTTCAAAGTGCATGCCTGGTCTTGGGATTGCCTAGTTTCAGGGGCTCTAAACTCTCTTTTCCTGGTCTGTCTTTCAGTATCTTGCACCTGAGGTGCTTCATAAGCAGCCTTATGATAGGACCGTGGACTGGTGGTGTCTGGGGGCCGTCTTATATGAGATGCTCTATGGCCTGGTGAGTAGCCCATTGAAAATCGTGAAATATTGCCCTGGGTTGATACATTTCTCCCTAGAATGTAGTCTTAAAAATCCAGACTTATCTGGGCACACAAGCCCCACTGCAGACCTGATCATCACGTCTTGCCCTCTATCAGTATGCTTATCAAATGCTGATGAGAGAGGCATATTGGTTAAGCTATAGGTATTTTAGGGTAAACCGTTACCTAgtggattttttcttttgtaagttCACATTTTACTAGGTGTGACCACACTTAACCTATGTGAGAGTGAAAAACATGGCTTATTAACATCTACCCCCTAATAAGGGTGGCAAAATGTAGACACTTAAAAATCTAAGTCAAAGAAAACCTATCAGGTGATAAACTTTGTCAAAACCAGCTTCATATATTACGTTTAAGTCTTTCTTGGTAACGGATGCTCTCCAAAACTTCCAATTAAGTAGTAAGTAATCTTCCTGCTTCTTTCAAGCCTCCATTTTACAGCCGAAACACAGCTGAGATGTACGACAACATTCTGAACAAACCCCTCCAGTTGAAGCCAAATATTACAAATTCTGCAAGACACGTCCTGGAGGGCCTCCTGCAGAAGGACAGGACAAAGAGGCTTGGTGCCAAGGATGACTTTGTGAgtcattttttcctctcctcctgggCTGTATGGGTAGAGCCCTAGACCTCACCGCCCTTCTTGAATTTCACTCTTCTAAATTCCTGCTTCTTCCTCAACAGATGGAGATTAAGAATCACGTCTTCTTCTCCCTAATTAACTGGGATGATCTCATTAATAAGAAGATTACTCCCCCTTTTAACCCAAATGTGGTGAGTATCTCTCTCGCGAGTGTGCAGTGGTGGAAGGGGAAGGGCCCTCAAGGAATAAATTGGCATTCGTAAGCCATTATTTTACCCACAGAAAAAAGTAGAACTTTTGTCCCAACAAAGCTCACGTTATTTTTCCACACCTTTTATAAATTACAGTAGCAAAAGACGGAAAATAAGCATGGTCCTCATAGTTGAAACTTTGTGTGGCCTTTGGGTTTTGTGCTTGAAATGGTTGCTGATGGTGGAAGTTGCCATATGGTGACTGCATGAGAATTTCCCTTTCTTGTCTCCATTGTGAATTCTTGACATGGAGTAcgttttcttcccttcctgcatCAGAGTGGACCCAGCGACCTGCGGCACTTTGATCCCGAGTTTACCGAAGAGCCAGTCCCCAACTCCATCGGTCGGTCGCCCGACAGTATCCTTCTCACAGCCAGCGTCAAGGAAGCGGCCGAGGCCTTCCTGGGCTTTTCCTACGCACCTCCCGTGGACTCTTTCCTCTGAATGGTCTTAGGGTTGGTTGTGAAGGATTTCACGGGcgtttttgaaatgttttagttAGCCTTTTGGCAGAGCTGCCAGCTGACAGGACATCTTAAAAGAGAATTTGCACATCCCTGGAAGCTTGCACATCTTGGCAATCTTATTGCACACTGTTTGCTGGAAGCTTTTCGAAGAGCACATCCTCCTCAGTGAGCTCGTGaggttttcctttattcttccttCCAATGTGGTGCTATCTCTGAAATGAGCAGTAGAGGGCCACCCCAGGCAGATGCAGTGGTCTCATTCGTAGGAGGACGCTGTTCGGAGAAGGAGCTTCTGAAGGTCTGTCCGGGCCGTGATAACGCATCTTATGAAACGTGCCTTTTCTGATGAGATCGTGTTAGCTCCAAAGTTCTTCCTGTTGCCGAGTGTTTCCGTTCTGTTTTTCCTTGTGGACTTTCCTGTGTGATCCGCCGTATGAGTGTGGTATGCTTGCTCACAGAAGGACTCAGTTATAAGCATCAATGTGACACTTGCAGGACACTACAACGTGGGACATTGTTTGTTTCTTCCATATTTGGAAGATAAATTTATGTGTAGGCTGTTTTTTTTTGTAAGATATAgttaataactaaaatttatcGAAAATGGTCTTGCAATGACTTGTATCCAGATGCTTAAAGAAGCATTGCTGctacaaatatttctatttttagaaaaggTTTTTATGGACCAATGCCCCAGTTGTCAGTCAGAGCCTGgtgttttcattgtttaaaatatcacctgtaaaatgggcattatttatgtttttgggtttttttgtttcttttttgcattCCTGATAATTATATGTATTGTATAAAGAAAGTCTGTACATTGGGTTATAACACTAGTATATTTAAACTTACAGGCTTATTTGTAATGTAAACCACCATTTTAATGTACTGTAATTAACATGGTTATAATAATGTACAATTCTTTCCCCCCCTCCCTACCACACACCTTTTCTTGTGTGTGATAGACCAACTTTGGTTTGCAATAAaaccttgaaaaatatttgcagaaattgTGTCATGTGTGTTATTTTGTAAATTGCAGTTAAGGGGGCAATAGTAGatctgtttaaaatttaaaaccaggGAAATGGCTGCTGTAGTTTACAGCTCAGTGGCTTGACATCCTCCAATAGCATCAGCTTCTGACTCGAAGAGAGAATAGGGTGGTCTTAAagccaattattttttttttctttggtgggAGGCTGCattgcatggcttgcaggatcttagttcccagaccagggagaacccatgccccctgcagtggaaggacagagtcctaaccactgggctgccagggcaTTCTCTAAAGCCAATTTATGTCAGTCATTATCCATAAATCCATCCAAACAAGTCCTTGTCAATTTAACTCTCTCAAGGACAGCCATGAAGTAATGATCCCTATCCTCATTGCCTGCCCTGTGAAGTTGGCTGTTTGACATTTGGCTTGTCTGAAGTAACCGgtaattctttcaacaaatacttggTGCCTTCCCTGGTGCCGGGCTCTATTCTGAGTGCTGGGGATAAAGCAATGAGCAAAGCTGACAGATCTCTGCCCTTACACATCCTGGTGGGAAAGACAGACTTTCAATAACACAGTTTGTCGAAATCGGGGATAACAGTCTGTAAGTGTATGAGAATGCCACTGAAGAGGGTGAGGGTGTTGTCATACATGGCTATGTTCCCAAAATGCTGAGCCGGCAGGACTCCTGGTTCGTGAGAGTAACCAGAGCCAAAAAAAGTCCAGTGTCAGCTCAGGGAAGGACCCTGGCAGGGGCACATCCCTGGTTTGGACCAGAAGCCACTGAAGCTGGTGTGCACACAGCACTGCATGGGCCCACCCGACTGATGTTCAGAGGCCTTCCCTAGAGCTCATCCCGTTGGAATATTTCCtgtaggagaaaggaaaggggctTGATATTAGGAGATAATCATCTTGCGTCCAAGTTGTTTGGACTTTTTCACTTTTCTAGGCCTTCCACAAATTTCCTAGCATACACGGGATTCTCCAATAGTTGGCCTTGCTGCTGCTCTAAGCCTACTTAGAAGCCTACCTTCTACCTTGACCTGTTAGTTTGCACAGGGATTTCCCCAGGGAAAGTAGTGatcattttcccttttatcatgGCTCTTATATCTCACCTCTCCCAGAAGGCTTGTAAGGGTTGAACAGGTGTTGGAGATCACTTAGTCTGTCTCTCTTGTCAATGACTTCTTGCTGAAGGGGAACCCCAGATCAAGCTCTGCATTTGAGTTACGGCTCTGCCCTACAGACATTAGCTGCATATTAAAACCCTTAGCAAACCCAAATGCCAAAATCGACAATGGTGACAAAGAAATTCTAAAGTCCTAGTAATGATTGATGCTAGCCCTGACAAAAAGGTTTTCTGCATATCTCCCCCTCATTCTCATGATCAATAACAGTTAAGAGTTCCTCTTTGAACAATAAGTACTTAAATCACTTTTTTTATCTGAACATAAGTCTTGCAGCCCGGACTCTCCCATCTAATTATAGATAACTCAGAGGGGTTAATCATGGATTacaaagctttttaattttttaagggtaGAAATTTGGTTTATGGCTTCAGTCAGTCACTATGTAAGATCTGATTTGCATTGCTGGAGAGTTGATAAGAGCCAGAGGAGTCCCAAGTGTCACATAAACAGGAGGAGATTAAATCAAACACAAGTGGGTGGAAAGGGAACAGGGCAAGAACAGGGAAgtccagaaagaaaaagggatc
The genomic region above belongs to Phocoena sinus isolate mPhoSin1 chromosome 12, mPhoSin1.pri, whole genome shotgun sequence and contains:
- the LOC116763384 gene encoding serine/threonine-protein kinase Sgk1 isoform X1, translated to MGEMQGARARARLESLLRPRHKKRAEAQKRSESFLLTGLAFMKQRRMGLNDFIQKIANNSYACKHPEVQSILKISQPPEPELMNANPSPPPSPSQQINLGPSSNPHAKPSDFHFLKVIGKGSFGKVLLARHKAEEAFYAVKVLQKKAILKKKEEKHIMSERNVLLKNVKHPFLVGLHFSFQTADKLYFVLDYINGGELFYHLQRERCFLEPRARFYAAEIASALGYLHSLNIVYRDLKPENILLDSQGHIVLTDFGLCKENIEHNGTTSTFCGTPEYLAPEVLHKQPYDRTVDWWCLGAVLYEMLYGLPPFYSRNTAEMYDNILNKPLQLKPNITNSARHVLEGLLQKDRTKRLGAKDDFMEIKNHVFFSLINWDDLINKKITPPFNPNVSGPSDLRHFDPEFTEEPVPNSIGRSPDSILLTASVKEAAEAFLGFSYAPPVDSFL
- the LOC116763384 gene encoding serine/threonine-protein kinase Sgk1 isoform X2 encodes the protein MKEEAIKSPLKAFMKQRRMGLNDFIQKIANNSYACKHPEVQSILKISQPPEPELMNANPSPPPSPSQQINLGPSSNPHAKPSDFHFLKVIGKGSFGKVLLARHKAEEAFYAVKVLQKKAILKKKEEKHIMSERNVLLKNVKHPFLVGLHFSFQTADKLYFVLDYINGGELFYHLQRERCFLEPRARFYAAEIASALGYLHSLNIVYRDLKPENILLDSQGHIVLTDFGLCKENIEHNGTTSTFCGTPEYLAPEVLHKQPYDRTVDWWCLGAVLYEMLYGLPPFYSRNTAEMYDNILNKPLQLKPNITNSARHVLEGLLQKDRTKRLGAKDDFMEIKNHVFFSLINWDDLINKKITPPFNPNVSGPSDLRHFDPEFTEEPVPNSIGRSPDSILLTASVKEAAEAFLGFSYAPPVDSFL
- the LOC116763384 gene encoding serine/threonine-protein kinase Sgk1 isoform X5, with product MNANPSPPPSPSQQINLGPSSNPHAKPSDFHFLKVIGKGSFGKVLLARHKAEEAFYAVKVLQKKAILKKKEEKHIMSERNVLLKNVKHPFLVGLHFSFQTADKLYFVLDYINGGELFYHLQRERCFLEPRARFYAAEIASALGYLHSLNIVYRDLKPENILLDSQGHIVLTDFGLCKENIEHNGTTSTFCGTPEYLAPEVLHKQPYDRTVDWWCLGAVLYEMLYGLPPFYSRNTAEMYDNILNKPLQLKPNITNSARHVLEGLLQKDRTKRLGAKDDFMEIKNHVFFSLINWDDLINKKITPPFNPNVSGPSDLRHFDPEFTEEPVPNSIGRSPDSILLTASVKEAAEAFLGFSYAPPVDSFL
- the LOC116763384 gene encoding serine/threonine-protein kinase Sgk1 isoform X3 — protein: MRSCGVFRSGSGRGNLGSRRWSGMPTPHRPRVTPAFMKQRRMGLNDFIQKIANNSYACKHPEVQSILKISQPPEPELMNANPSPPPSPSQQINLGPSSNPHAKPSDFHFLKVIGKGSFGKVLLARHKAEEAFYAVKVLQKKAILKKKEEKHIMSERNVLLKNVKHPFLVGLHFSFQTADKLYFVLDYINGGELFYHLQRERCFLEPRARFYAAEIASALGYLHSLNIVYRDLKPENILLDSQGHIVLTDFGLCKENIEHNGTTSTFCGTPEYLAPEVLHKQPYDRTVDWWCLGAVLYEMLYGLPPFYSRNTAEMYDNILNKPLQLKPNITNSARHVLEGLLQKDRTKRLGAKDDFMEIKNHVFFSLINWDDLINKKITPPFNPNVSGPSDLRHFDPEFTEEPVPNSIGRSPDSILLTASVKEAAEAFLGFSYAPPVDSFL
- the LOC116763384 gene encoding serine/threonine-protein kinase Sgk1 isoform X4; the encoded protein is MRGMVAILIAFMKQRRMGLNDFIQKIANNSYACKHPEVQSILKISQPPEPELMNANPSPPPSPSQQINLGPSSNPHAKPSDFHFLKVIGKGSFGKVLLARHKAEEAFYAVKVLQKKAILKKKEEKHIMSERNVLLKNVKHPFLVGLHFSFQTADKLYFVLDYINGGELFYHLQRERCFLEPRARFYAAEIASALGYLHSLNIVYRDLKPENILLDSQGHIVLTDFGLCKENIEHNGTTSTFCGTPEYLAPEVLHKQPYDRTVDWWCLGAVLYEMLYGLPPFYSRNTAEMYDNILNKPLQLKPNITNSARHVLEGLLQKDRTKRLGAKDDFMEIKNHVFFSLINWDDLINKKITPPFNPNVVSISLASVQWWKGKGPQGINWHS